From the Temnothorax longispinosus isolate EJ_2023e chromosome 6, Tlon_JGU_v1, whole genome shotgun sequence genome, one window contains:
- the LOC139815015 gene encoding uncharacterized protein, producing the protein MSISSHCTMNMNEHEKNLMMGTLEQRKEAFKEDEELMRETTKFISEVIETAATEASKRKIQSEGDGTGEGSRLKGGDTIAGWNNRARGFCNRILNALCPCFTNHELFTWTPYRYRFTRP; encoded by the exons ATGTCTATATCGTCCCATTGCACTATGAATATGAATGAACACGAGAAGAATTTAATGATGGGAACGTTGGAGCAGAGAAAAGAGGCTTTCAAGGAGGACGAGGAGCTCATGAGAGAAACTACGAAATTTATTAGCGAAGTGATAGAGACCGCCGCTACGGAGGCTTCGAAAAGAAAGATTCAGTCGGAG GGAGATGGCACAGGCGAAG gTAGTAGATTGAAGGGTGGCGATACCATCGCTGGCTGGAACAATCGAGCGCGTGGATTCTGCAATCGTATTCTGAATGCGCTTTGCCCGTGCTTCACTAACCATG AACTGTTCACCTGGACTCCGTACCGGTATCGCTTCACAAGACCTTAA